A segment of the Nostoc sp. TCL26-01 genome:
GCCATGTGATTCAAGGCTTACGGACACTGAAAACCAACTTAGATTACGGCATTTTTGCCGCTTTGCAAACAGCCGCCGAGACAGCCTTGCAACTACCCGATATTTATCTACATGAGGTACAGCAACGCTACCGCACCCGCCGTGATTTTCTGATTCAAGGTTTAGGACAGTTGGGTTGGGATATCCCCAAAACCAAAGCGACAATGTATTTGTGGATAAAATGTCCTCTGGGTACAGGTTCGACAGATTTTGCTCTGGATTTGTTGCAAAATACAGGCGTTGTTGTCACTCCTGGTAATGCCTTTGGTGTGGCAGGTGAAGGATATGTCAGAATCAGTTTAATCGCAGATTGCGATCGCTTAGGTGAAGCTTTGCATCGGATGAAGCAAGCTGGTATCCGTTATCAACCCGAAACTGCTATTGTTGGTTCCGAATTAGGAGTCTAAACCATGCCTTCGATATTTCCAGGAATGAACCCATATTTAGAACACCCTGAGTTATTTCCTGGATTACATCACTTATTAATTAGTGAGATTGCGAGGTTTTTGTCTCCACAATTGCGTCCTAAATATCGCGTCGCGGTGGAAGTGCGGATGTATGAAACCGCAGATGATAGTTCCCTAATTGTTGGCATTCCTGATGTCATGGTAAAAACTCGCCAAAATGTCAGTGATGCCAACACTACAAATGTAGCAGTTGCCGCCCCATCAGTTGCACCTGTAAAAGTTACAGTACCAATCCCTATAACTATTAAAGAAGGATATTTAGAAGTCAAAGAAGTTGGGACAGAACAGTTAATTACTACAATAGAAATTCTTTCTCCTACTAATAAACGTCCCGGTAAAGGTAGGAAAGTTTATGAAAAAAAACGGGAACAAGTTTTAGGTAGTCAAACAAATTTAGTGGAAATTGATTTATTACGTCAAGGTAAACCGATGCCGATGTTTGGTAATAAGATTCAGAGCAATTATCGAATTTTGGTTTGCCCTGGAAATCGTCGTCCTGTGGCTGATTTATACGCTTTCAATTTACCAGATAAAATTCCAGCTTTTCCTCTACCTTTACGTTCTGGTGACAACGAACTAGTCATAGATTTACAAGCTTTGTTTACTCAGGTATATGATATTTATGACTATGATTTGATTGTAGATTATAGTCATCAACCAGTTCCCGCATTGTCAGAAGCTGATGCCGCTTGGGCGGATACATTGTTGCGAGAACAAGGGTTAAGATAGGATATTTGCAGATGCGTTACCGTGCTTACACCTTGCCTAACACTTCGTTGATTTTAGTATATAATGCCAATTTTTATACTCTATTGACTCTACCATAACTACCCTTCATGAGAAGATTATATAGAATTATCGCACTAGCTTCGAGGCGATCGCTTTACAATAGAATATGAAAAATAAATTTCCATTAGTAAAAAATTATGACACATTCTTCACCAGAAAGAATTGTGAGACGTGGAAGATTATTCCCGGAAATTCAATGGACTCAAGCCCAAAAAGCTGAAGATAGAGCCAGAAGACAAGCATTTTATGAGCGTTGTTGGGCGATTTTTGAGAGGTTAAAACCAGAAATACTAAATAAATATTATGGTTGGTATATTGCCATTGAACCTAATAGCGGCGATTATTTTATTGATCAAGATAAAGAAGTAGCCAGTAAAATGGCTAGAGAAAAACACCCTCATGTGATTCATCATATTTTTGGCATTAATGAAACAGGTGTAAGTGGCAGAATATGATTGAGGGAAGATTTGGAGAATATGGACAAATTTATTTTGAGATAGATTTAATTGGCGGTGATGGTTTGGGTTTTCCTGTAGAAACAATGTTAGATACAGGATTTACTGAGTTTCTAGCTATGAATAAACAAGATGTAGAGAGTCTTGATTGGCAGTTTTTAAATCAAGATAAATTAAGAACTGCTCAAGGAGAAACTGAATTTGATGTTTATAGCGGTAGAGTCATCATAGATAATCAAGAATTGGAAATTCCTGTATTTGCTGGAGATGAAATACAGGAATTTTTATTAGGTTCTCGATGGTTGAAATCGTTTATTTTAGTTGCTGATTATAGTCAAAATAGAGTTACATTAGATTAGATATAAAATATCTGGCATTTCTGACGACAAGCGATCGCTAGTATGAGTTAATCTGTGAATACAGCAAGATTTATAGCGTTGCTGAAATAAGGTTAAGTTAATGCTCACTCCTTATATTACTACTTCCCAGTCGATTGCTGCTGGTTTCCATGCTCTTTCTGATCCCATCAGAATTAATGTACTTGAATTACTGCGCCAGCGAGAATTATGTGTCTGCGACTTATGCGACGCTTTGGGGGTAAGTCAGTCTAAACTGTCTTTTCACCTGAAAACTCTCAAGGAAGCCAACTTAGTTAACTCCCGCCAAGAAGGGCGTTGGATTTATTACAGCCTGAATTTGCCGCAATTTGCTGTATTGGAAAAGTATTTGACAGATTACCAGCACTTAGGACAAATATTGTCTGCACCTTCTTGCAATCAGGTTTCCTAATACATCAACTTTTTTTGATGAATTTTTGTGTATATTAACTTTCTAGTAATTGACATATCAATTTTTTTTGAAATGATAGAGGTATACTTTTAATATCACCCCCTCAAGGTGCAGTCAATGAAAGCAATAGCAGAAAAATTGGCTCTAGCGCTGGGGATTTTCGCTGTGGTAACTGGTTGTACCTCTACAGCTAATACCTCAACTCAAACTCAGCAATCACCAAAAGCAGCCGAAGCGGCGAATAAAAACCAAGTAACAAAAGTAACGATTGATGGCTCAAGTACAGTCTACCCGATTTCCCAGGCGATCGCTAAAGACTTCCAAGCCAACTCTAAGAATAATACCCAAGTTGAAGTGAATTTTTCCGGTACTGGTGGCGGTTTTACTAAATTTTGTACTGGGAAAATAGACATCAACAATGCTTCTCGCCCAATTTCTCAAGCAGAGATGGCAGATTGTAATCGTAATGGCATCAGGTATATAGAGTTGCCTGTAGCTTTTGATGCCCTGACTATTGCGGTAAACCCAGAAAACAATTGGGCAAAAGACATTACAGTTGCAGAATTGAAAAAAATATGGGAGCCTGGAGCAGAAGGAAAAATTACCCGGTGGAACCAAGTAAGAGCCTCATGGCCAGATCGGCCACTAAACTTATATGGTGCGGGTAAACAATCTGGGACATTCGACTATTTTACAGAAGCGGTTACAGGTAAAGCCAAAGCTAGCCGTAACGACTATACAGCGAGTGAAGATGATGATGTCTTAGTTGCAAGTATCAGCAAAGACCCCAATGCTTTGGGTTACTTTGGCTATGCTTATTATGAAGAAAACCAAGGTAAATTAAAAGCGCTACCAGTAGATAGTGGTAAAGGTGCAATCTTACCATCACGAGCAACTGTAGAAAAATCTCAATATCAGCCACTTTCTCGACCTTTATTTATCTACGTCAATCCCTGGTCAGCACAACATAAAAGTGCAGTATATCAGTTTGTCGATTTCTACGTGAAACAAGCACCAAAAACTGTGAGTTCTGTCGGCTATGTGCCTTTACCCGCAGAAGCTTACCACATTGATTATGTGCATTTAAACCAGGGTAAAGCCGGAACAGTATTTGCTGGCAAAGCCCAGTTTGATTTAACAATTGGGGAATTATTACGCAAACAAAAGCAGTTTTAAATTAATGAAGTCATTGATTAAAGAAGTTGCCCAATATCGACGAGAGATGCTAGCAGAAGCGATCGGCACATTTATTTTAGTGTTTGCTGGGACTGGTGCAGTCATGGTGAACAAAATAAGTAACGGTGCTATCACCCATCTGGGTATCAGTTTAGTATTTGGTGCTATTGTGGCTGCGTTAATTTACAGTCTCGGTCATATTAGCGGCGCACACTTCAACCCATCAGTGACAATGGCATTTTGGACGGCGGGCTTTTTCCCCAGGCGACGAGTTATACCGTATATATTGGCACAATTAGTCGGGGCGATCGCTGCTTCTGCACTACTCCTAATTAGTCTAGGACGAGTTGCCAATTTAGGCGCAACTTTGCCACTAAATAATAACTGGTGGCAATCTTTCGTCTTAGAAACTGTTCTCACCTTCATTTTGATGTTTGTGATTTTAGGTTCTGGATTAGATAGACGCGCACCCATAGGTTTTGCTGGGTTAGCAATTGGTTTAACAGTAGGAGTAGAAGCCGCATTTATGGGGCCAATTACAGGTGCAAGTATGAATCCCGCCCGTTCCTTTGGTCCCGCTTTTATCGGCGGAATTTGGCAACATCACTGGGTTTACTGGCTTGCACCAATTATCGGCGCGCAATTAGCCGTCATCGTTTATCGGCAACTTTCCAACGGTTTTCGGGATTTTAAGGAATAAGAGATTTCCATGACTTCTTTTGATCATCCACCCAGAATTTTATTTTTATATGGTTCTTTGCGAGAACGTTCCTATAGCCGCTTATTAGCAGAAGAAGCTGCCAGAATTATCACCGAATTTGGTGCTGAAGTGAAGTTTTTTGACCCCCGTGAATTACCGATACATGGAAGTGTGCCAGATAGCCATCCCAAGGTACAAGAATTGAGGGAATTGAGTATGTGGTCTGAGGGTCAAGTATGGTCTTCACCTGAGATGCACGGTACTATTACTGGGATTATGAAAAACCAAATTGACTGGATTCCTTTGAGTTTAGGTGCAGTTAGACCGACTCAAGGGAGAACTTTAGCAGTGATGCAAGTCAGTGGTGGTTCTCAGTCTTTTAATGCTGTAAACACGTTGCGGATTTTGGGACGATGGATGCGAATGTTTACCATTCCCAATCAGTCTTCCGTGGCAAAAGCATATCAAGAGTTTAACGAAGACGGAACGATGAAGGATTCATCTTACCGCGATCGCGTAGTGGATGTCATGGAAGAACTCTATAAGTTTACCCTGCTGTTGCGTGACCAAGTTGATTATTTAACCGACCGCTACAGTGAACGTAAAGAAAAAGCAGCAAAAGCCACTGCTGAGGTAGCAAATCGGGCTTTGGAAGTGAATGTAGTTCAAAGTTTGCCAATTATTAACAACCAAAAATCATGAAAAAAATCATGTTTGTCTGCAAGAAAAATTCTCGCCGTTCCCAAATGGCAGAGGGATTTACCAAAGTCTTAGGAGCAGGTAAAGTTGCTGTTTCTAGTTCTGGTTTAGCATCGAGTGAAGTCGATCCCATTACTGTACAAGTTATGTCAGAAATTGGTATTGATATTAGTAACCAAACTTCCAAAGCCTTGAGTGAGTTTAATTCTGAAGATTATGATGCGGTGATTTCTTTGTGTGGTTGTGGTGTGAATTTACCAGAACCTTGGGTGTTAAGAGAAGTGTTTGAAGATTGGCAACTAGATGATCCCGAAGGACACTCTATCGAAACTTTTCGCCGTGTTCGTGATGAAGTAAAAGAAAGAGTGGTGAAATTAATTGCTTTACTCCAGTAAATTCAATCTCTTTTCACCTCTGAGTTTTTA
Coding sequences within it:
- a CDS encoding DUF4058 family protein, which encodes MPSIFPGMNPYLEHPELFPGLHHLLISEIARFLSPQLRPKYRVAVEVRMYETADDSSLIVGIPDVMVKTRQNVSDANTTNVAVAAPSVAPVKVTVPIPITIKEGYLEVKEVGTEQLITTIEILSPTNKRPGKGRKVYEKKREQVLGSQTNLVEIDLLRQGKPMPMFGNKIQSNYRILVCPGNRRPVADLYAFNLPDKIPAFPLPLRSGDNELVIDLQALFTQVYDIYDYDLIVDYSHQPVPALSEADAAWADTLLREQGLR
- a CDS encoding aspartyl protease translates to MIEGRFGEYGQIYFEIDLIGGDGLGFPVETMLDTGFTEFLAMNKQDVESLDWQFLNQDKLRTAQGETEFDVYSGRVIIDNQELEIPVFAGDEIQEFLLGSRWLKSFILVADYSQNRVTLD
- a CDS encoding helix-turn-helix transcriptional regulator translates to MLTPYITTSQSIAAGFHALSDPIRINVLELLRQRELCVCDLCDALGVSQSKLSFHLKTLKEANLVNSRQEGRWIYYSLNLPQFAVLEKYLTDYQHLGQILSAPSCNQVS
- a CDS encoding PstS family phosphate ABC transporter substrate-binding protein, with the translated sequence MKAIAEKLALALGIFAVVTGCTSTANTSTQTQQSPKAAEAANKNQVTKVTIDGSSTVYPISQAIAKDFQANSKNNTQVEVNFSGTGGGFTKFCTGKIDINNASRPISQAEMADCNRNGIRYIELPVAFDALTIAVNPENNWAKDITVAELKKIWEPGAEGKITRWNQVRASWPDRPLNLYGAGKQSGTFDYFTEAVTGKAKASRNDYTASEDDDVLVASISKDPNALGYFGYAYYEENQGKLKALPVDSGKGAILPSRATVEKSQYQPLSRPLFIYVNPWSAQHKSAVYQFVDFYVKQAPKTVSSVGYVPLPAEAYHIDYVHLNQGKAGTVFAGKAQFDLTIGELLRKQKQF
- a CDS encoding MIP/aquaporin family protein; translated protein: MKSLIKEVAQYRREMLAEAIGTFILVFAGTGAVMVNKISNGAITHLGISLVFGAIVAALIYSLGHISGAHFNPSVTMAFWTAGFFPRRRVIPYILAQLVGAIAASALLLISLGRVANLGATLPLNNNWWQSFVLETVLTFILMFVILGSGLDRRAPIGFAGLAIGLTVGVEAAFMGPITGASMNPARSFGPAFIGGIWQHHWVYWLAPIIGAQLAVIVYRQLSNGFRDFKE
- the arsH gene encoding arsenical resistance protein ArsH, with protein sequence MTSFDHPPRILFLYGSLRERSYSRLLAEEAARIITEFGAEVKFFDPRELPIHGSVPDSHPKVQELRELSMWSEGQVWSSPEMHGTITGIMKNQIDWIPLSLGAVRPTQGRTLAVMQVSGGSQSFNAVNTLRILGRWMRMFTIPNQSSVAKAYQEFNEDGTMKDSSYRDRVVDVMEELYKFTLLLRDQVDYLTDRYSERKEKAAKATAEVANRALEVNVVQSLPIINNQKS
- the arsC gene encoding arsenate reductase, glutathione/glutaredoxin type produces the protein MKKIMFVCKKNSRRSQMAEGFTKVLGAGKVAVSSSGLASSEVDPITVQVMSEIGIDISNQTSKALSEFNSEDYDAVISLCGCGVNLPEPWVLREVFEDWQLDDPEGHSIETFRRVRDEVKERVVKLIALLQ